Below is a genomic region from Henckelia pumila isolate YLH828 chromosome 3, ASM3356847v2, whole genome shotgun sequence.
CCCTGAGGCAACTCCCAGTCGAAAAAGTAAACAAGATTGGCAAGTGCAAGCTCCACAGTTGCAAGCCCTATCAATATTCCGGGGCACCCCCTTCTTCCTGCGCCGAAAGGGATGACCTCAAAATCTTGCCCCATCACATCCACACAACAGTTCAAGAATCTATCCGGCAAGAATTCATCTGCGTTTTCCCAATATTCTGGATCTCTTGCAATAGCCCAAGCATTAATGTGGACTAGAGTTTTAGGTGGGATTGTGTATCCTTCGATGATGCATTCTGCCAATGTTTCTCTAGGTATTAAAAGTGGGGCCGGAGGGTACAACCTCAGGGTCTCCTTTACCACTGATTTGAGATATGGAAGTCGAGACACAACATCTTCATTTGCAAAACCCTTTTTCCCAATGGCTTCTCTAATTTCAGTTTTCAATTTCTTCATTGTATTTGGAGTTTTCATGAGGGCAGTCATTGCCAACACGATTACTACTGCGCTGGTATCGGTTCCCGCAACAAATATATCCTGGAAACATAGTTCAAGAAAGAAATCAATCTTGCCCCAACCGGATGTCTTAGTTGTGGAGCAAGTAAGTTGTTGACAAATGTCCTAGTTCTCCcgtcattcaaaaaaaaaaaaaaatctatcttGTTTTCTCATTCAGATTTCAAGAACTAGGACATTTGTCAACAACTTACTTGCTCCACAACTAGGACATCCGATTGGGGCaagatttcaaaaaaaaaaaaaatatcttgtTTTCTCATTCAGATTTCGAGTCTCACTTGTTAAATTCAGTACTAAAaaccaataaaataataaatttacaagAATGAGAAGGGACAACTTACATAGAGCACAGCCTTGATATGATTCCATGTCAAATCAATAGAACAAATCCTCTGTTCCTTAAGTTTGATTAACAAGTCAAGAATATTGTTGGGATTCATCATATTATCCCTGTAATTTGAATCCAAATGCTTATCGATCAGCGCTTGACTGAATTCATCCATTTCTTCGAAAGTTTTATCCAGCCTCGATAACATTCCCGATAGCTTGTCCACCCAACTTAACCAAGGTAGATAATCCGAAACAAAGAATCCACCCAGCATAGCCTCATTTTCAACCAGAAGATGGTCGAATCTCTGTTTATTTGATTCCTCTTCACCTGGTTTCATGCCAAATGCAATCCTACATATCAATGTACTAGTCATTTCAAGAATGATCGAACTCAAATTGATGACATTTTCTCCACCTAATGTCGATGAGCTAGAACTAATTGCTATGGCTTTTATCATACGAAACACTTCAGCTTCCCGAATGGTCCTGAAGTAACGGACCTGTTTGTTGCTAAATAGATGAAGAACACAGATCTTTCTTAACTCCCTCCAAGAATCGTTGTACGGGGAGAATCCTATATCCAATCTACCATAGGTTAGTTTCTTCCAGGGAAGAAAAGGTGGCCTGCTGCAGAAGGCGAGGTCGTGGGTTTTTAGAACTTCTTTCGCCATTTTCGCTGAAGAAACTACGAGAACTTGAACTTTTCCAAGCTTCATGGACATGAGAGGACAATATTTTTTGGCGAGTTTGAATAGATAAAGGTTTCCAATGATTGGAAGGCCCGGAGGAGATGGCGGATTATGCGGTTTCGCTGcattttttgggtttttgaagaagaaaaagatgagaACAGGCAAGATTAAGGCAAGAAGGAGAACCATCTTTAGTGATTTGCTTTTCCTTCGAGTGCTGCTACATATATTGAAGTATATGGAGATGCGATAAGTACTAATTAGCCAGTGCTTTCTATTTTTACCATTTTTTGGAGGATCGAAAATGAATAAATGTGACCGTAAAAAAAATAAGGAATAATTGTATACATTGGCCATGTGAAATATCGAGAAAAAACCCTTATGTAAAAAGAATAATTTATTAGCTCCctgtgttttttattttgagCACATATCTCAAATTTTGAGCATACAACCACTTGCGCGTGAGTATTTTCAGGAGTATTTGGGTACAAC
It encodes:
- the LOC140892696 gene encoding 5-OH-xanthotoxin synthase-like translates to MVLLLALILPVLIFFFFKNPKNAAKPHNPPSPPGLPIIGNLYLFKLAKKYCPLMSMKLGKVQVLVVSSAKMAKEVLKTHDLAFCSRPPFLPWKKLTYGRLDIGFSPYNDSWRELRKICVLHLFSNKQVRYFRTIREAEVFRMIKAIAISSSSSTLGGENVINLSSIILEMTSTLICRIAFGMKPGEEESNKQRFDHLLVENEAMLGGFFVSDYLPWLSWVDKLSGMLSRLDKTFEEMDEFSQALIDKHLDSNYRDNMMNPNNILDLLIKLKEQRICSIDLTWNHIKAVLYDIFVAGTDTSAVVIVLAMTALMKTPNTMKKLKTEIREAIGKKGFANEDVVSRLPYLKSVVKETLRLYPPAPLLIPRETLAECIIEGYTIPPKTLVHINAWAIARDPEYWENADEFLPDRFLNCCVDVMGQDFEVIPFGAGRRGCPGILIGLATVELALANLVYFFDWELPQGFQNEDIDTEASPGVTMHKKFPLRLVPRKYVWGAGELLTIG